A window of Methylobacterium bullatum genomic DNA:
CGCCACCTCCTGGCGCGAGGCCGTGACCATCACCAGCGAACTCTATGAGGACGCCCGCCAGATCCGCCTGGGCGCGCAGAAATTCATGACCGACGGCCGCCATACCGGCACCGGCGGCGGCAACCACGTGGTGCTCGGGGGCGCGACGCCGAACGATTCGCCGTTCCTGCGCCGGCCGGACCTGCTGAAGAGCCTCGTGCTCTACTGGCAGCGCCACCCCTCGCTCTCCTACCTGTTCGCCGGCCTCTATATCGGCCCGACGAGCCAGGCGCCGCGCATGGACGAGGCCCGGCACGACGGGCTCTACGAGCTCGAAATCGCCATGGCGCAGGTGCCGAAACCCGACGAGCCCAACATCCCGCGCTGGCTGGTGGACCGGATCTTCCGCAACATCCTCGTGGACGTCACCGGCAACACCCACCGCTCCGAGATCTGCATCGACAAGCTCTACTCGCCGGACGGCCCCACCGGCCGTCTCGGCCTGCTGGAGTTCCGCTCCTTCGAGATGCCGCCGGACCCGCGCATGAGTCTGGCCCAGCAACTCCTGCTGCGGGCCATCGTGGCCTGGGCCTGGCGCGAACCGCAGGAAGGCGGCTGTGTCCGTTGGGGCACGGGCCTGCACGATCGCTTCATGCTGCCCCACTTCCTCTGGACGGACTTCCTCGGCGTGCTGGAAGACCTCCGCCAAGCCGGTTACGACTTCGACCCGGCGGCGTTCCAGGCGCAGTACGAGTTCCGCTTCCCGGTCTTCGGGACGGTGGAGCAGGGCGGCGTCAAGCTGGAACTGCGGCAGGCATTGGAGCCCTGGCACGTGCTGGGCGAAGAGGGGGCGATCGGTGGAACGGTGCGGTACGTGGACAGCTCGGTGGAGCGTCTGCAGGTCAAGGTCGAGGGCTTCGTCCCCGGCCGCCACATCATCAGCTGCAACGGCCGGCGCCTTCCGATGACGAGCACCGGCACGGTGGGCGTCGCGGTGGCGGGCCTGCGCTTCAAGGCGTGGCAACCGGCCTCTTCGATGCATCCGACGATCCCCGCGCATTCGCCCCTCACCATCGATATCCTCGATGCGTGGAGCGGACGCTCGCTCGGCGGCTGCCGCTACCATGTCAGCCATCCCGGCGGGCGCAACTACGAGACCTTCCCGGTGAACACCTACGAGGCCGAGGGGCGCCGTCTGGCGCGCTTCCAGGCCCACGGCCACACCCCCGGCAAGGTCGAGATGCCGGTCGAGGAGATCAGCCGCGAGTTCCCGCTCACCCTCGATCTCAGAACGCCAGCACCCAGATGACCCAAATGGCCGAGGCGCAAGCCGGAGGAACGGCGTCGCATGTCGCGCGCTGGACCTCGGACTACCGGCCTCGGCCCGGAATCCCGGACGAGTTCGCGGGGGCCGACGGCCCTCGCGAAGGGACTCGCGAAGGGGCTTGGCCGCGCCTGCTCGACCGCCTCGGCGCCCTGAGCGGCGCCGAGATCACCGCCCGCTTCGCCTCGGCCGAGCGGCACATCCGCGATACCGGCATTTCGTATCGGATCTACGGCGACCAGCGCGAGCATGCCTGGCCGCTCAGTTCCCTGCCCCTGGTGATCGAGGGTGCCGAATGGCGCGCCCTCAGCGCCGGCATCGTCCAGCGGGCCGGGCTGATGGAATCCATCGTCTCCGATATCTACGGCCCCGGCCGGATGGTGTCGGAAGGGGTGCTGCCGGCCGCCCTGGTGGCGGGTGCGCCGGAATTCCTGCGCCCGCTCTCGGGGGTGACGCCGCCGGGCGGGCGCTGGCTCAAGCTCTATGCCGCCGATATCGGCCGGGGGCCGGACGGGCGCTGGCGGGTGCTCGCCGACAGGACCCAGGCTCCCTCCGGCCCCGGCTACGCGCTGGAGAACCGGATGGTGCTGACCCGCGCCTTCCCGGACCTCTATGCCGACCTCCACGTGGAACGCCTCGCCCCGTTCTTCCAGGCGTTTCGCGACGGGCTGGTCATGGGCGCGCAGCGCAGCGACCCGCGCATCGGCCTGCTCACCTCCGGGCCTTTGAGCTCCACCTATGTGGAGCAGGCGGCGCTGGCGCGTTATCTCGGCCTGCTGCTGGTGGAGGGCGACGACCTCGTGATGCAGGACGGGGTGCTGCATGTGCGCACCGTCTCCGGCCTCAAGCGCATCGACGCCCTGTGGCGGCGCATCGATTCCGACTATCTCGACCCGCTCGAACTCAACCCGGCCTCGCGCCTCGGCGTGTCCGGCGTGCTGGAGGCCCTGCGCGACGGCAGCCTCGTCGTCGGCAACATGCCGGGTTCCGGCATCCTCGAATCGGGGGCGCTCGGGGCCTATCTGCCGCGCATCGCGCGCTACTTCCTCGGCACCGACCTCAGCCTCCAGGGGCCGAAGAGCTGGTGGTGCGGCGATCCCGAATCCCTCGCCCATGTCCGCGCCAACCTCGAACACCTGGACCTGCGGCCGGTGGCGACCCCGACCAAGGGCATGGGGCGCGACGCCATCCTCGGGCCGCACGCCATCGTCGCCGAGCGCGAGCGCGTGGTGGCCGCCCTGCGCGACCGTCCGTTCGACTACGTGGCCCAGGAGCACGCCCCCCTCTCCACCATGCCGGGCTGGGAGCCCGGCCCCGACGGGATGCGCCTGGTGCCCCGCCCCTTCGTGCTGCGCGTCTTCGCGGCGGCGACGGCCGACGGCTGGCGGGTGATGCCCGGCGGCTTCTGCCGCATCTCCGAGCGGCCCGACGTGAACCCGATCGCGATGCGGGCCGGGATCAAGTCGGCGGATGTGTGGGTGCTCTCGGACGGCCCGGTGGAGCCCGTCTCGCTGATGCATCCGGGCGCGCCCCGCGTGCGCCGCATCGCCGGCCACCTGCCGTCGCGGGCGGCCGACAACCTGTTCTGGTTCGGCCGCTACGTGGAGCGGGCGGAGGCGGTGATCCGCCTCGTCATCGCCCATCTCGGCAGTGTCGGGAACGCGGTGATCGCCGACATGGCTGGCACCGAGAGCGCGCCCACCGCTCTGCGCATCCGCGCCCTGCTGGACGAATGGGGCGCCATCGAAGCGCCCGACCTGCCGACGGCGAAACTCGCCCAGGAGGCCCTGAGCGGGCGGGCGACCTACGGGTCGGCCCTGTCGCACAGCCTGTCGGCGCGCCACAACGCGGCCTCCCTGCGCGAGCGGCTGTCGAGCGAGGCCTGGCGCGCTCTGGCCGATCTGCGGGACCTCCTCGATCTCGACGAGGCCAGGGAACTGGCCGAGGCCGAGCTCCTCGGGCTGGCGGAGCGGGCGCTCGGCCACATCGCCGCCCTCGCGGGGCTGGCGCAGGAGAACATGAACCGCACGGCGGGCTGGCACTTCGTCGATCTCGGCCGCCGGATCGAGCGGGCGATCAACACCTGCTCCTTCGCCGCCCGGTTCGCGGGGGACGAGGCGACGGCCGAGGATCTCGGCGTCATGCTGTCCCTCTGCGATTCGCACGTCTCCTTCGGCGCGCGCTACATGCAGGGTGTCGCCATCGACCCGGTGCGCGACATGGTGCTCCTCGATCCGTTCAACCCGCGCTCCGTCGCCTTCCAGATCGAGGCGATCTGCCGGCATCTCGCCGACCTGCCGGCACTGCGCGTCGACGGCCTGCCCGAGTCGCACCGGCGCCTCGCCCAGAAGCTCGCCGCCGAATTCACCACCGCCGAGGCGTCGGAACTCGACGGGGCGGCCCTGGCCCGCCTCGAGAACACCTTCGAGGGCCTCGCCGACGCGATCGTCACCCGCTACTTCCCCAACGGACCGCATGCCATGCGGCCGGAAAAGCTGGTGGGGCTCGCGTGATCTATACGCTGCGCCACCTCACCACCTACCGCTACGGCAAGCCCGTCCGCTACGCCCGCTGCGCCCTCAGGCTGCAGCCGCGCGACGGGGAGGGGCAGAGCGTCCTGTCGAGCGAGCTCACCATCTCGCCGACGCCGCGCACCCGCACCGTGCGGCGCGACTATTTCGGCCTCGACGTGGTGACCTTCCTGATCGACACCCCGCACAGCGAGTTGCGGGTCGAAGCCCTGTCGCGGGTCAAGGTGGAGCGTCCGCCGCTGCCGGAGCCGGAATCCGGCATGCCCTGGGAGACGGTGCGCGACACGGCGATCTCCGGCCGCTCCATGGCGCCCGACGCCCCCGTGCATTTCATGTTCCCCAGCGTCAGGGTGCCCCTCGACCCGGACGTGACCGACTATGCGCGGGCCAGTTTCACCCCCGGCCGGAGCGCCTATGGCGGAGCCGTCGACCTGATGCGGCGCATGCGTGCCGACTTCAAATTCGATGCGAAGGCGACCACCGTCCACACGCCGCTGTCCGAGGCCTTCGCCCTCAGGGCGGGGGTGTGCCAGGATTTCGCGCATATCATGATCGCGGGCCTGCGCGGGCTCGGCCTGCCCGCCGCCTATGTCAGCGGCTACATCCGCACCATCCCACCCGCCGGCCGACCGCGCCTGCGGGGCGCCGATGCCAGCCATGCCTGGGTCTCGGTCTGGTGCGGGGATGGCTGGATCGGCCTCGATCCCACCAACAACATCGGCGCCTGCGACGACCACATCGTGGTGGCGCGGGGCCGCGACTACACCGACGTCTCGCCCATCGACGGCATCGTCTCCTCCTCCGGCCCGCAGAAGCTCAAGGTGGAGGTGGACGTGATCCCCGACGGCGAGGCCATGCCGGAGGCGGCGGGTGAGCCGGAGGCCGAAACGGCCTGAAGCCGGGCCTCGAAGGAGAGGTCCAGTTCGCGCTCCGAGTTCTGGAGGCCTCCTTCGAGGCCGCTTCGCGGCGCCTCAGGATGAGGTGGTCGGGTAGGAGAAGGCAAACCTCGGCCCCGGCAACCTATTCTCATCCCACCAGACTCATCATCCTGAGGTGCCGCAGCGAAGCGAAGGCCTCGAAGGAGGCATCCAGATCGCATAACGCTGCTGGAAGCCTCAGCCGCCCCCCTCCCCCTGGAACGGATGGATCGGCGGGATCAGGGCGGCGGCGAGTTCCAGCCGGCCGGAGATGACGCCGCGCTCGGTGATCATCGTGTCGGCGATGGTCTGCAGCGTCGCCGCCGGCCCCTGGACCAGCACCACTTCGAGGGTCTGGTTGTTCATCAGGTGGACGTGGAGCGAGGAGATCACCTCGGCGATGTAGCGCCGCTGAAGGTCGGCCAGACGCTGCTGCACGCCCGGCGCGAGATGATCGTAGAACAGCGTGATCGTGCCCACCATCACCCGGTCGCCGACCTTGTGCCGGTGCTCCACGAGCGAGCGGTGGAGGATCGTCGCCACCGCCTGGGAGCGGCTGGCGAAGCCCCGCTCCCCCACCATGGTGTCGAGTTCGCAGAGCAGGTCCTCGGACAGCGACAGGCTGATCCGGCTCACCGGCTTGCGCCGCCCGCCCGCGCCCTCCTCCGGGACCGCCCCGTCATCGGCACCCATCTCGGTCTCGTCGCCACCGGCCATCGGGCCTCTCCTCCATGTCGGGCCGAACCTGGCACGTCTCTTGTATGGGTGAAACGCAATCGGTATTACGATTTCCAGCGATCGTACTACGCGGTTCGGAGAATGCAGATGCACCTTTCCACGATCCTGACCGCCGGACGCAAGGCCATCACGGGCTGCGCCCTCGCCCTGGGCCTCCTCACGGCCTCCGCCTCCATCCCCGTGGCGCACGCCGCCGAGCCCCTGCGCATCGGCTACAGCGACTGGCCCGGCTGGGTGGCCTGGCAGGTCGCCATCGAGAAGGGCTGGCTGAAGGAAGCCGGTGTCGACGCGAAGTTCGAGTGGTTCGACTACTCGGCCTCCATGGACGCGTTCTCCGCCGGCAAACTCGACGCCGTCACCTGCACCAACGGCGATGCCCTGGTGATGGGCGGCAACGGCGCCAAGAACGTCATGATCATGCTCACGGATTACTCCAACGGCAACGACATGATCGTCGGCAAGCCCGGCGTGAAGGCACTGGCCGACCTCAAGGGCAAGAAAGTCGGCCTCGAAGTCGGCCTCGTGGAGCATCTCCTCCTCATCAACGGCCTGACCAAGCTCGGCCTCAAGGAGACGGACGTCACCCTGGTCAACGCCAAGACCAACGAGACCCCGCAGGTGCTCGCCTCCGGCGACGTCTCGGCCATCGGCGCCTGGCAGCCCGTCGCCGGGCAGGCGATGAAGGGCGCGGCCGGCGCCAAGCCGCTCTATACCTCCGCCGACGAGCCGGGCCTGATCTACGACGTGGTCGCGGTCTCCCCCGCGAGCCTGTCGGGCCGGCGCGCCGAGTGGATCAAGTTCGTGGGCGTCTGGGACAAGGTCGTCGCCTATATCCAGGACCCGAAGACCCAACCCGACGCCGTGGCGATCATGGCG
This region includes:
- a CDS encoding Putative nickel-responsive regulator; this encodes MAGGDETEMGADDGAVPEEGAGGRRKPVSRISLSLSEDLLCELDTMVGERGFASRSQAVATILHRSLVEHRHKVGDRVMVGTITLFYDHLAPGVQQRLADLQRRYIAEVISSLHVHLMNNQTLEVVLVQGPAATLQTIADTMITERGVISGRLELAAALIPPIHPFQGEGGG
- the ssuA_8 gene encoding Putative aliphatic sulfonates-binding protein, which produces MHLSTILTAGRKAITGCALALGLLTASASIPVAHAAEPLRIGYSDWPGWVAWQVAIEKGWLKEAGVDAKFEWFDYSASMDAFSAGKLDAVTCTNGDALVMGGNGAKNVMIMLTDYSNGNDMIVGKPGVKALADLKGKKVGLEVGLVEHLLLINGLTKLGLKETDVTLVNAKTNETPQVLASGDVSAIGAWQPVAGQAMKGAAGAKPLYTSADEPGLIYDVVAVSPASLSGRRAEWIKFVGVWDKVVAYIQDPKTQPDAVAIMAAKVGIDAPTFTRFLKGTKLLTLADGAKVMKDADGFGSLYGSSRYADAFNVKYEVYKTAQDVKSTIDPALTDGK